One genomic window of Pelmatolapia mariae isolate MD_Pm_ZW linkage group LG5, Pm_UMD_F_2, whole genome shotgun sequence includes the following:
- the fndc10 gene encoding fibronectin type III domain-containing protein 10, with translation MTNPQRPSLLALSALLLCTLPQTAGSHQLNSSSLSSSSLSTSSSEVRDRNNVTQNWLKQTNVTPSDQSRPPSKHEDVTSHVKSSSFNTSRGNSNNDNNNNTVISDSPGRAPRWSPEDVPSPVCAYRVIEGGIGGQLCFRHTLFGYKCSKGECRSAVSFGRLVANILTNGSVLLQWTHESESTKTKEASSPGTNATEEETPRSDSVFRGRRHRRGGYEVSCWWNGSYTQFECAGVHLGSGCRDFLLTELHENIPYRICLRNLGRSEPAERPEQRDCVEFTLPPSGMQDIVIAMTTVGGAICVMLVIICLLVAYITENIMSPAAQHTYSYRAHSHH, from the coding sequence ATGACAAACCCACAGCGACCATCCCTGCTCGCCTTATCGGCACTGCTGCTCTGCACGCTACCCCAGACAGCTGGCTCTCATCAGCTCAACAgctcatcattatcatcatcatcattatcgaCGTCCTCATCAGAGGTGAGAGACAGAAATAATGTGACCCAAAATTGGCTGAAACAGACTAACGTGACTCCCAGCgatcagagcaggccaccatcAAAGCATGAAGATGTAACAAGCCACGTGAAGAGCTCCTCGTTCAACACAAGTCGAGGCAatagtaataatgataataataataatactgtgATATCTGACAGCCCTGGTAGGGCACCGAGATGGAGCCCAGAGGACGTGCCATCACCGGTGTGCGCCTACAGAGTGATCGAGGGAGGCATTGGGGGGCAGCTGTGCTTTCGGCACACTCTGTTTGGGTACAAGTGCTCTAAGGGAGAGTGCAGGAGTGCGGTGTCTTTCGGGAGGCTGGTGGCAAATATTCTCACCAACGGCAGCGTACTGTTACAGTGGACCCACGAGTCCGAATCCACAAAGACTAAAGAGGCCAGCAGTCCTGGGACGAATGCGACAGAGGAGGAAACTCCGCGATCAGACTCTGTTTTCAGGGGACGACGCCACAGACGCGGGGGCTACGAGGTAAGCTGCTGGTGGAATGGCAGCTACACTCAATTTGAGTGCGCCGGTGTCCATCTTGGGTCGGGCTGCAGGGACTTTCTGCTCACCGAGCTGCACGAGAACATCCCGTACCGCATCTGTCTGCGCAACCTGGGCCGCTCCGAGCCAGCCGAGAGGCCGGAGCAGCGGGACTGCGTGGAGTTCACGCTGCCGCCGTCCGGGATGCAAGACATTGTGATCGCCATGACAACGGTGGGCGGAGCTATCTGCGTGATGTTGGTCATCATCTGCCTGCTGGTGGCGTACATCACGGAAAACATCATGAGCCCCGCGGCACAGCACACATACTCCTACCGCGCTCACTCACATCACTGA
- the LOC134627742 gene encoding olfactory receptor class A-like protein 4 encodes MSKVLTVEAILFGLLVFSGILGNILVIYVVFQSVTKTPPRRLPPSDLILVHLCLANLLSSLFRTVPIFVSDLGLDLSLSSGWCRVFMLLWVWWRAVGCWVTLTLSAFQCTTLRRQNVAFGPLTVQRERRRLWVVLGVVWGANLAFSVPALVYSTHVKGNATVELMVISSTTRPLLGCVWEFPSEEQGTVFASTSLAVNEVLPLVLMVCTNVATLHALAKHIRAVASGGTHTELDKHLSSERKAAQVIMSLVLLFVVCWVLQVAAVTYYNHNRGHHAEGLLTVSHFSSSLFVGFSPLVVALGHGKLRRKITSMMLG; translated from the exons ATGTCAAAGGTCCTCACTGTAGAAGCGATTTTGTTTGGGCTCTTggtgttttctggcattttgGGAAACATCCTGGTCATCTATGTG GTGTTTCAGTCAGTCACTAAGACTCCACCTCGGAGACTCCCTCCTTCGGACCTTATTCTGGTGCACCTGTGCCTAGCAAACCTGCTGAGCTCACTTTTCCGCACAGTGCCTATTTTTGTGTCAGACCTGGGCTTGGATCTGTCTCTGTCCTCCGGATGGTGCAGAGTCTTCATGCTGCTGTGGGTGTGGTGGCGAGCCGTGGGATGTTGGGTGACCCTGACGCTGAGTGCTTTTCAGTGCACCACACTGAGACGCCAAAATGTGGCCTTTGGACCTCTTACTGTCCAGAGGGAGAGGCGGCGGCTCTGGGTTGTCCTGGGGGTGGTGTGGGGGGCGAACCTGGCTTTCTCTGTTCCTGCACTGGTATACAGCACCCATGTTAAAGGCAATGCCACAGTGGAGCTGATGGTGATCAGTTCCACCACCAGGCCTCTGCTAGGCTGCGTCTGGGAGTTTCCATCAGAAGAACAAGGCACGGTCTTCGCCTCTACTTCGCTGGCAGTGAACGAGGTGTTGCCGCTGGTGCTGATGGTTTGCACCAATGTTGCCACACTGCACGCTTTGGCCAAGCACATCCGAGCTGTTGCCTCAGGAGGGACCCACACTGAACTCGACAAACATCTGTCTAGTGAACGTAAGGCAGCTCAAGTAATCATGTCTCTGGTGTTGCTGTTTGTTGTCTGCTGGGTGCTACAGGTTGCTGCAGTAACATACTACAACCACAACAGGGGGCACCATGCTGAAGGGCTGCTGACTGtttcccatttttcttcttcactgtttGTGGGATTCAGCCCCTTGGTGGTGGCCCTGGGACATGGAAAACTGAGGAGAAAAATCACGAGTATGATGCTAGGGTGA
- the LOC134627744 gene encoding olfactory receptor class A-like protein 4: MSSLSDQRKEPDLAGMGMRIFVSPAQTAFYIILVIMGILGNTTVILVIGKSIILEHNWGRNSDIIIVNMAMSNLLVSLLRNTLLITSEIGLQIYTAKGFCQLLMGMSVWLRSVNAWSTLFLSAFHLQTLKRVAPGAANGPRGVPKTLLMCLGLIWIGNLIYSIPAHIFSSNGNKNTTETLMLVSSTTRPLLGCVWNFPSTSGLAYATTSLVIHEMIPIILMAVTNLTSLYTLYTHGRNPRKDAPVLKRVPAEKRAAKVILTLIILFILSWGTSVISVNYFNYNRGSSADYLLVIARFANIIFIALSPVVLAVGHRQLRSCIRSTLVH; the protein is encoded by the exons ATGAGCAGCCTCTCGGACCAAAGAAAAGAGCCAGATCTTGCAGGGATGGGAATGCGAATCTTTGTTTCCCCTGCACAAACGGCCTTTTACATTATCCTGGTGATAATGGGAATTCTGGGCAATACCACTGTGATTCTGGTCATTGGTAAGAGCATAATCTTGGAGCATAACTGGGGACGTAACTCGGACATCATCATCGTTAACATGGCAATGTCTAACTTGCTGGTGTCACTACTAAGGAACACACTCCTCATCACCTCAGAGATTGGACTGCAG ATATATACAGCCAAAGGGTTTTGTCAGTTGCTAATGGGAATGTCGGTGTGGCTGCGGTCAGTCAATGCGTGGTCAACACTTTTCCTCAGTGCGTTCCACCTCCAGACGTTGAAGCGTGTGGCTCCTGGTGCTGCGAATGGGCCCCGGGGTGTTCCTAAGACCCTCCTGATGTGCCTGGGCCTCATCTGGATTGGTAACCTTATTTACTCCATTCCAGCTCATATATTTTCCTCTAATGGGAACAAGAACACTACAGAG ACATTGATGCTGGTGAGCAGCACAACACGCCCTCTGCTGGGTTGTGTGTGGAACTTTCCGTCCACCAGCGGCCTGGCCTACGCCACCACATCTTTGGTGATACATGAAATGATTCCTATAATCTTGATGGCCGTTACAAACCTAACCTCGCTTTACACCCTCTACACCCATGGTCGGAATCCACGGAAAGACGCACCGGTATTAAAGCGGGTGCCAGCCGAGAAACGAGCAGCCAAG gtgATTCTCACCCTCATAATACTCTTCATCCTCTCATGGGGGACCAGCGTTATCTCTGTCAACTACTTCAACTACAACCGTGGCTCCTCGGCCGATTATCTGCTGGTCATTGCTCGTTTTGCCAACATCATCTTCATTGCCTTGTCACCTGTCGTTCTGGCGGTCGGCCACCGGCAGCTTCGTTCTTGTATCAGGTCCACACTCGTGCACTGA